A window of the Cystobacter fuscus genome harbors these coding sequences:
- a CDS encoding type VI immunity family protein — protein MSKHVPRIRLMAQAGFSLLRDSLNISFFIRHPHQEIARGVLHSLEIYLQAMGPRALGRYVDEEGYLQDLNDAEWNRIRRELLEAEWPMFDLRDESSSEYRYGFEYAGKPLGAPSLSLKDEPNAACAVSFWLPTEYLEEHGPERVRELALQLAAPLPFCFGQAGLAFNGATNLMGVMRQIHQRCFRYPGMDIPELGWLSWRMGTKVRGPSWMTFLGQPVLGELGGAAQLRSRLSSLGTTVQEMRGERAVVTLGAWPDAGDTEQGRTLPAYRELARVLEPWLYYETHYVDPDFPPEDKRRWERRFLD, from the coding sequence ATGAGCAAGCACGTTCCACGTATTCGCCTCATGGCACAGGCCGGATTCAGCCTGCTCCGCGATAGTCTGAATATTTCTTTCTTCATCCGACACCCTCACCAGGAGATAGCGCGCGGAGTACTTCATTCCCTGGAGATATACCTTCAGGCGATGGGGCCCCGGGCGCTCGGCAGATATGTCGATGAAGAAGGGTACCTGCAAGATCTCAATGATGCCGAGTGGAATCGCATCCGGCGTGAATTGCTCGAGGCTGAATGGCCCATGTTCGATCTTCGAGATGAGTCCAGCAGCGAGTACCGGTATGGTTTTGAATATGCCGGTAAACCGCTTGGCGCTCCGTCCTTGTCCTTGAAGGATGAGCCGAATGCGGCATGCGCGGTAAGCTTCTGGCTCCCCACCGAATACCTGGAGGAGCACGGCCCGGAGCGGGTGCGTGAGCTGGCATTGCAACTGGCCGCTCCGCTTCCCTTTTGCTTTGGACAGGCGGGGCTCGCCTTCAACGGCGCCACGAACCTGATGGGCGTCATGCGACAAATCCACCAGCGGTGCTTCCGCTACCCGGGCATGGACATTCCTGAGCTGGGCTGGCTTTCGTGGCGCATGGGGACGAAGGTACGCGGCCCCTCCTGGATGACCTTCCTGGGGCAGCCGGTGCTGGGCGAACTGGGTGGTGCGGCGCAATTGCGTTCCCGCCTGTCCTCTCTGGGAACGACAGTCCAGGAGATGAGAGGCGAGCGCGCCGTCGTCACACTGGGCGCGTGGCCGGACGCGGGAGACACCGAGCAGGGCCGCACGCTTCCCGCCTATCGCGAACTGGCACGCGTGCTGGAGCCCTGGCTCTATTACGAAACCCACTATGTCGATCCCGACTTCCCTCCTGAAGACAAGCGCCGCTGGGAACGTCGCTTCCTCGATTAG
- a CDS encoding DUF4350 domain-containing protein, which produces MKTARLVAFYGVLVTLALALGLATNQAAPPSTRPSVDNPGALGLRALYLYLEESGARVSALREAFDGTPLSDELRTLVVATPMGRSMTPAEARELRQWVSRGGTLVYLASREAGMRPSALEDWIPLSEAPLLPASAEGLPPGEKDLTGTTVRVWGPVGAAKALEGLRVSLDQGLTVDRPEAVPLAGARGVAVVWRVPEGRGQVYVLAGTDLAENRRLEMLDNLRFWDALAVRGPLGFDEYHQGVEPAREPPSTRALWIFAAQMLAVGLLYAVSRGTRFGVPRPLVEERHRSSLEYVRSLGWLARRARVERELVPELGRQLRRLMHERLGISPELPEEEAARLVEQRCGLSAADYLAEREALIRTLEQRDIRPADYARLVRRYARLEAILSGRAARPSGPS; this is translated from the coding sequence ATGAAGACGGCCCGGCTGGTGGCCTTCTACGGCGTGCTGGTGACGCTGGCGCTCGCGCTGGGGCTCGCGACGAACCAGGCGGCGCCCCCCTCGACCCGACCCTCGGTGGACAACCCGGGCGCCCTGGGGCTCCGGGCGCTGTACCTGTACCTCGAGGAGTCGGGGGCCCGGGTGTCGGCGCTTCGAGAGGCGTTCGATGGCACCCCGCTGTCCGACGAGCTGCGCACGCTGGTGGTGGCCACGCCCATGGGCCGGTCCATGACGCCCGCCGAGGCCCGGGAGCTACGCCAGTGGGTATCCCGGGGCGGAACCCTCGTCTACCTCGCGTCGAGGGAGGCCGGGATGCGGCCATCGGCGCTGGAGGACTGGATTCCGTTGTCCGAGGCGCCCCTGTTGCCCGCGAGCGCCGAGGGGCTACCGCCCGGGGAGAAGGATCTCACGGGAACGACGGTGCGCGTCTGGGGGCCCGTGGGCGCGGCGAAGGCGCTCGAGGGGCTGCGCGTGTCGCTGGATCAAGGCCTCACGGTGGACCGGCCCGAGGCGGTGCCCCTCGCGGGGGCCCGGGGCGTGGCGGTGGTGTGGCGGGTGCCCGAGGGACGCGGCCAGGTGTACGTGCTGGCGGGGACGGACCTGGCGGAGAACCGGCGACTGGAGATGTTGGACAACCTGCGCTTCTGGGACGCGCTGGCGGTGCGAGGGCCCCTCGGCTTCGACGAGTACCACCAGGGAGTGGAGCCCGCCCGGGAGCCCCCGTCGACCCGGGCCCTGTGGATCTTCGCGGCGCAGATGCTGGCGGTGGGGTTGCTCTACGCGGTGTCCCGGGGGACGCGCTTCGGTGTGCCCCGGCCGCTGGTGGAGGAGCGGCACCGCTCGTCGCTCGAGTACGTGCGCTCCCTGGGCTGGCTCGCGCGGCGCGCCCGGGTGGAGCGGGAGCTGGTGCCGGAGCTGGGGCGCCAGTTGCGGCGGCTCATGCATGAGCGCCTGGGCATCTCCCCCGAGCTGCCCGAGGAGGAGGCGGCGCGGCTCGTGGAACAGCGCTGTGGGCTGAGCGCGGCGGACTACCTGGCGGAGCGGGAAGCGCTCATCCGCACCCTGGAGCAGCGCGACATCCGCCCCGCCGACTACGCGCGGCTGGTGCGCCGGTACGCACGGCTGGAGGCGATCCTCTCCGGACGGGCGGCACGTCCCTCCGGGCCTTCCTGA
- a CDS encoding DUF4129 domain-containing protein — translation MRIGLALLWLAALPCPDAERDIQELTELARSEPEAVGGALEALEARWQGLPLRAPGDDTPFKHVETVRVRLQGVCAPLEVENTGGPTRTTDRARLEEILSRPEFAQARQRQGDVLKRLLRMVRGWLEELLQTRGAQSFATSTRTLVLVLGIAVVLLTALRLRSWRRAPTKRAGGPDAALVPVRLDPPGEHLTRARAALASQPRSAIREGLLALLSSLESRRLARPDRVRTNRELVEELPGRGAPAHVTGEVERLVRWYDRAFYSLEPVPAEDAARFVDEVERLHQGLAGGTT, via the coding sequence ATGAGGATCGGGCTCGCCTTGCTGTGGCTCGCGGCCCTGCCCTGCCCGGACGCCGAGCGGGACATCCAGGAGCTCACCGAGCTGGCCCGGAGCGAGCCCGAGGCGGTGGGAGGCGCCCTCGAGGCTCTGGAGGCCCGGTGGCAGGGCCTGCCGCTGCGCGCGCCCGGCGACGACACGCCCTTCAAGCACGTGGAGACGGTCCGCGTGCGTCTCCAGGGCGTCTGCGCCCCGCTCGAGGTGGAGAACACCGGGGGCCCCACGCGAACGACCGATCGGGCGCGGCTGGAGGAGATCCTCTCCCGGCCCGAGTTCGCCCAGGCCCGGCAACGTCAGGGCGATGTGCTCAAGCGCCTGCTGCGCATGGTGAGGGGCTGGCTGGAGGAGCTGTTGCAGACGCGGGGCGCGCAGAGCTTCGCGACGAGCACGCGCACGCTGGTGCTGGTGTTGGGCATCGCGGTGGTGCTCCTCACCGCGTTGCGCCTGCGCTCCTGGCGGCGGGCGCCCACGAAACGAGCCGGCGGCCCGGACGCGGCGCTCGTCCCGGTGCGGCTCGATCCGCCTGGGGAGCACCTGACGCGCGCCCGGGCGGCCCTGGCGTCCCAGCCCCGCTCGGCCATCCGGGAAGGGCTGCTGGCGTTGCTGTCCTCGCTGGAGTCGCGGCGGTTGGCGAGACCGGATCGCGTGAGGACGAACCGGGAGCTGGTGGAGGAGCTGCCGGGACGGGGCGCTCCCGCCCACGTCACGGGTGAGGTGGAGCGGCTGGTGCGCTGGTACGACCGGGCCTTCTATTCGCTCGAGCCCGTGCCCGCCGAGGACGCGGCGCGCTTCGTGGACGAGGTGGAGCGGTTGCACCAGGGCCTCGCGGGAGGCACGACATGA
- a CDS encoding VOC family protein, with protein MKTEAGTESANKLEPALKLNFYSHATLDCHDVELTRRFYQEFLGLEAVMMGDGALAARLGGDQIIVIVQNPNRKGSMHLFNHNGLDVGTEAEVDNAYAVVKRDAEKWGLKKITRPLFQHGTYSFYFWDMDDNAWEILANPKGGFAWVFERGEQEVAAQMTSVGRPVS; from the coding sequence ATGAAGACAGAGGCCGGAACTGAATCCGCCAACAAGCTCGAGCCCGCGCTCAAGCTCAATTTCTACAGCCACGCGACGCTGGATTGCCACGACGTCGAGCTCACGCGACGATTCTACCAGGAGTTCCTCGGGTTGGAGGCCGTGATGATGGGGGATGGAGCACTCGCGGCCCGGCTCGGTGGCGATCAGATCATCGTGATCGTGCAGAACCCGAACCGCAAGGGAAGCATGCACTTGTTCAACCACAACGGGTTGGACGTTGGCACCGAGGCCGAGGTCGACAACGCCTATGCGGTGGTGAAGCGCGACGCGGAGAAGTGGGGCCTCAAGAAGATCACCCGGCCGCTCTTCCAACACGGCACCTATAGCTTCTACTTCTGGGACATGGACGACAACGCCTGGGAGATCCTCGCCAACCCGAAGGGGGGGTTCGCCTGGGTCTTCGAGCGCGGCGAACAGGAAGTCGCCGCGCAGATGACTTCGGTAGGGCGCCCCGTTTCCTAA
- a CDS encoding efflux RND transporter permease subunit produces MQWLASICVRKPVLASVLILLILVLGGVGYSKLTVDRFPKLDFPTVVVVTRLPGSAAEEMETDITDKVEEAVNTVAGIDELSSITSEGVSTVIITFVLEKDVDVAVQEVRDRINQISYELPKDVETPIVQKFDPDAVPVIILSLQSNRPVREITEYADRVLRRRLETVQGVGQVSLIGGTKRQVNVWLDPVKMRAAGVSAAEVQRAIAGQNMSLPGGSIETGPQNLTLRLRGRVTSVEEMGQLVLRENGGNILRVQDVARVEDGQEEATTAARRDGNPAVLLSIRKQSGENTVSLVQEVRRRVGELNATLPPGYTLDVVRDNSETTITSVHAVQEHLILGAFFAALVVLLFLGSWRSTVISALAIPVSIIGTFGMMQMAGLNLNTISLLALALAVGIVIDDAIVVLENIHRFIHEKKLKPFPAAILATKEIGLAVLATTLSLIAVFLPVAFMGGIPGRFLASFGWTMAFSIAVSLVVSFTLTPMLCARWLVGGAAGPDHGHGRKPLLERITDKVYMPIERTYERALRWVMAHRWVAVVASVAALGSCVPLAKSVPAGFLPKSDEAQFQVSIRTPEGTSLETTLLEAERVAREIRETIPETTSTLVTIGDNTDKTPNVAALFIKIVNPDQRSDTQDDIMNRVRRDITSKLPKEYRVSVTNAPLFGGGGTQAAVQYVVRGPDFDELGKQATLLMEKLKSVHGVVDVDSNLIIGKPEVSAYINRSRAADLGVQVSDVAATMQMAVGGLEVSNYAEAGNLYDVRLRAERGARDSMEALSQLTVPSTRLGTVPLTDVVRLEREEGPSQINRMNRQRQIMISANTIPGVSTGQVVEQFNKLIADTKLPPGYSAAPAGMSREIGRTFQNFIVAFGMAFVFMYLILAAQFGSWIHPITILLSLPLTVPFALISLVIFRQQLDMYSMLGLLVLFGVVKKNSILQIDHTNQLRGEGLPRLEAIVHGSKDRLRPILMTTLSFVAGMLPLLFSRGVGASFNQATAGVVVGGQTLSLVLTLLVTPVAYSLMDDASAWFKRKFGSKRTPEETGEAEVERAYGGDTLAELRPAHGKEAA; encoded by the coding sequence ATGCAATGGCTCGCCAGTATTTGTGTCCGTAAGCCCGTCCTCGCGTCGGTGCTCATCCTGCTGATCCTCGTGCTCGGCGGCGTCGGCTACTCGAAGCTCACCGTCGATCGTTTCCCCAAGCTGGACTTCCCCACCGTGGTGGTGGTGACGCGTCTGCCCGGCTCCGCCGCCGAGGAGATGGAGACGGACATCACCGACAAGGTCGAGGAGGCGGTCAACACCGTCGCCGGCATCGACGAGCTGTCCTCCATCACGTCCGAGGGCGTCAGCACGGTCATCATCACGTTCGTGCTGGAGAAGGACGTGGACGTGGCCGTGCAGGAAGTGCGCGACCGCATCAACCAGATCTCCTACGAGCTGCCCAAGGACGTGGAGACGCCGATCGTCCAGAAGTTCGATCCGGACGCCGTGCCGGTCATCATCCTGTCGCTGCAGTCCAACCGGCCCGTGCGGGAGATCACCGAGTACGCGGACCGCGTGCTGCGCCGCCGGCTGGAGACGGTGCAGGGCGTGGGACAGGTGTCGCTCATCGGTGGCACCAAGCGCCAGGTGAACGTGTGGCTGGATCCGGTGAAGATGCGGGCGGCGGGAGTGAGCGCGGCGGAAGTGCAGCGCGCCATCGCCGGTCAGAACATGTCGCTGCCGGGCGGCAGCATCGAGACGGGTCCGCAGAACCTCACCCTGCGCCTGCGGGGTCGCGTCACCAGCGTGGAGGAGATGGGGCAGCTCGTGCTGCGCGAGAACGGGGGCAACATCCTGCGCGTGCAGGACGTGGCCCGGGTGGAGGACGGCCAGGAGGAGGCGACGACGGCGGCCCGGCGCGATGGCAATCCGGCGGTGCTGCTGTCCATCCGCAAGCAGTCGGGTGAGAACACCGTGTCGCTCGTGCAGGAGGTGCGCCGGCGCGTGGGCGAGCTCAACGCGACGCTGCCGCCGGGCTACACGCTGGACGTGGTGCGCGACAACTCGGAGACCACCATCACCAGCGTGCACGCGGTGCAGGAGCACCTCATCCTCGGCGCGTTCTTCGCCGCGCTCGTGGTGCTCTTGTTCCTGGGAAGCTGGCGCAGCACCGTCATCTCCGCGCTCGCCATTCCCGTGTCCATCATCGGCACCTTCGGGATGATGCAGATGGCGGGGCTCAACCTGAACACCATCAGCCTCCTGGCGCTCGCGCTCGCGGTGGGCATCGTCATCGACGACGCCATCGTGGTGCTCGAGAACATCCACCGCTTCATCCACGAGAAGAAGCTCAAGCCCTTCCCGGCCGCCATCCTGGCCACCAAGGAGATCGGCCTCGCGGTGCTCGCCACCACGCTGTCGCTCATCGCGGTGTTCCTCCCGGTGGCCTTCATGGGCGGCATCCCCGGGCGCTTCCTGGCCAGCTTCGGCTGGACGATGGCCTTCTCCATCGCCGTGTCGCTGGTGGTGTCCTTCACCCTCACGCCCATGCTGTGCGCGCGCTGGCTGGTGGGCGGCGCGGCGGGGCCCGACCACGGCCATGGCCGCAAGCCGCTGCTCGAGCGCATCACGGACAAGGTCTACATGCCCATCGAGCGCACCTACGAGCGCGCCCTGCGCTGGGTGATGGCGCACCGCTGGGTGGCCGTGGTGGCGTCGGTGGCCGCGCTGGGCTCGTGCGTTCCCCTGGCGAAGTCGGTCCCCGCGGGCTTCCTGCCCAAGAGCGACGAGGCCCAGTTCCAGGTGTCCATCCGCACGCCGGAGGGCACGAGCCTGGAGACGACCCTCCTGGAGGCCGAGCGCGTGGCGCGGGAGATCCGCGAGACGATTCCGGAGACCACCTCCACGCTCGTCACCATCGGTGACAACACGGACAAGACGCCCAACGTGGCGGCGCTCTTCATCAAGATCGTCAACCCGGATCAGCGCAGCGACACCCAGGACGACATCATGAACCGGGTGCGCCGGGACATCACCTCGAAGCTGCCCAAGGAGTACCGGGTGAGCGTGACCAACGCGCCGCTGTTCGGCGGCGGTGGCACCCAGGCCGCGGTGCAGTACGTGGTGCGCGGGCCCGACTTCGACGAGCTGGGCAAGCAGGCCACCCTCCTCATGGAGAAGCTCAAGAGCGTCCATGGCGTGGTGGACGTGGACAGCAACCTCATCATCGGCAAGCCCGAGGTGAGCGCGTACATCAACCGCTCGCGTGCCGCGGACCTGGGCGTGCAGGTGTCCGACGTGGCCGCCACCATGCAGATGGCGGTGGGCGGTCTCGAGGTGTCCAACTACGCCGAGGCCGGCAACCTGTACGACGTGCGGCTGCGCGCCGAGCGCGGTGCGCGTGACAGCATGGAGGCGCTCTCGCAGCTCACCGTGCCTTCCACGCGTCTGGGCACCGTGCCGCTCACGGACGTGGTGAGGCTCGAGCGCGAGGAAGGTCCCTCGCAGATCAACCGCATGAACCGCCAGCGGCAGATCATGATCAGCGCCAACACGATTCCGGGCGTGAGCACCGGCCAGGTCGTCGAGCAGTTCAACAAGCTCATCGCCGACACGAAGCTTCCGCCGGGCTACTCGGCGGCGCCCGCGGGCATGTCGCGTGAGATTGGCCGCACGTTCCAGAACTTCATCGTGGCCTTCGGCATGGCCTTCGTCTTCATGTACCTCATCCTCGCGGCGCAGTTCGGCTCGTGGATCCACCCCATCACCATCCTCCTGTCTCTGCCCCTCACCGTGCCCTTCGCGCTCATCTCCCTGGTCATCTTCAGGCAGCAGCTCGACATGTACTCGATGCTCGGACTGCTGGTGCTCTTCGGCGTCGTGAAGAAGAACTCCATCTTGCAGATCGACCACACCAACCAGTTGCGCGGCGAGGGACTGCCGCGGCTGGAGGCCATCGTCCACGGCAGCAAGGATCGCTTGCGCCCCATCCTGATGACCACGTTGTCCTTCGTGGCGGGCATGCTCCCGCTGCTGTTCTCCCGCGGCGTCGGCGCGAGCTTCAACCAGGCCACCGCCGGCGTGGTGGTGGGCGGTCAGACGCTGTCGCTGGTGCTCACGCTGCTGGTGACTCCCGTGGCGTACTCGCTGATGGATGACGCGTCGGCGTGGTTCAAGCGCAAGTTCGGCTCCAAGCGCACGCCCGAGGAGACGGGCGAGGCGGAGGTGGAGCGGGCCTATGGCGGCGACACCCTCGCCGAGCTGCGCCCGGCGCACGGCAAGGAGGCCGCATGA
- a CDS encoding TolC family protein — protein MISLLTVVSLALGAAEAAEPATQPVLTLNEALQEAREKNLDLKVARARLDQALLQSRRAWAGYLPTITVGGSYTRNSAEAVFALPGGGEPITIQPYDQLGAQAEVRQAIIAPTLWPAIRNAGIAQEVSTLNTEYTRREILFGVAQAYFGAASLQEAIRATQFLLEVNQAREKDTQIRFDAGTVTRVALLRAQLDRARAEQDLVRARNSYDSARLALATLLQRESPNFSLQLPEVPEVPAVDQELSRKAQEARPDVLAARRNLDLAVGRRTGAWFAYLPNVGFSGVYRLTNAAGFTGQAGTWTLTLNGSWTLWDGGLREVALREESARVAEASALQTQAETKVTQEVATARLDYDNARSNLSKAEEALALARETQRLTEISFKAGVATYLEVADANSALTNAEVSAISERLQTSLAALRLQRAAGLFAAEEKD, from the coding sequence ATGATCTCCCTGCTCACGGTGGTATCCCTCGCCCTGGGGGCCGCTGAAGCCGCCGAGCCCGCGACGCAGCCGGTGCTCACGCTCAACGAGGCCCTCCAGGAGGCGCGCGAGAAGAACCTGGACCTGAAGGTGGCGCGCGCCCGGTTGGATCAGGCCCTGTTGCAGTCGCGCCGGGCCTGGGCCGGCTACCTGCCCACCATCACGGTGGGCGGCAGCTACACGCGCAACTCCGCGGAGGCCGTCTTCGCGCTGCCCGGTGGTGGAGAACCCATCACCATCCAGCCGTATGATCAGCTCGGCGCCCAGGCCGAGGTGCGCCAGGCCATCATCGCGCCGACGCTCTGGCCCGCCATCCGCAACGCGGGCATCGCCCAGGAAGTGTCCACGCTGAACACGGAGTACACGCGCCGGGAGATCCTCTTCGGCGTGGCCCAGGCCTACTTCGGCGCGGCGAGCCTCCAGGAGGCCATCCGCGCCACGCAGTTCCTCCTCGAGGTCAACCAGGCGCGCGAGAAGGACACGCAGATCCGCTTCGACGCGGGCACCGTCACGCGCGTGGCCCTGCTGCGCGCGCAGCTCGACCGGGCGCGCGCCGAGCAGGACCTGGTCCGGGCGCGCAACTCCTATGACTCCGCGCGGCTGGCGCTCGCCACGCTCCTGCAGCGCGAGTCGCCGAACTTCTCCCTGCAACTGCCCGAGGTACCCGAGGTGCCGGCGGTGGACCAGGAGCTCTCCCGCAAGGCGCAGGAGGCGCGTCCGGACGTGCTCGCCGCGCGGCGCAACCTGGATCTCGCGGTGGGCCGCCGCACCGGCGCGTGGTTCGCCTACCTGCCCAATGTGGGCTTCTCGGGTGTCTACCGGTTGACCAACGCCGCGGGCTTCACGGGCCAGGCGGGCACGTGGACGTTGACGCTCAACGGCTCGTGGACGCTGTGGGACGGCGGTCTGCGCGAGGTCGCCCTGCGCGAGGAGTCCGCCCGGGTGGCCGAGGCCTCCGCCCTCCAGACACAGGCGGAGACCAAGGTGACCCAGGAAGTGGCCACGGCGCGGCTGGACTACGACAACGCCCGCTCCAACCTGTCCAAGGCCGAGGAGGCCCTGGCGCTGGCGCGTGAGACGCAGCGGCTCACGGAGATCAGCTTCAAGGCGGGCGTGGCGACGTACCTGGAAGTGGCGGACGCCAACTCCGCGCTGACCAACGCCGAGGTGAGCGCCATCTCCGAGCGCTTGCAGACCTCGCTCGCCGCCCTGCGGCTGCAGCGCGCCGCCGGCCTCTTCGCGGCGGAGGAGAAGGACTGA
- a CDS encoding dipeptidase, whose translation MQDVMELHRRWCVADGHADSLMWNRDLCERSSEGHVDFPRLREVGMKLQCFTIVTRGFPFIGGFETFALMRGWPRAARASEWSRALWQIERLEEFCRRSEGQVGIATSGRALEENLARGRLSAVLGIEGAHAIEGRVERVAELHQRGVRFMGLTHLSNNEAGGSSFPLMGNRPLSPLGHAVLEEMARVGMGVDLAHASERTLTDILAHPTARVFSSHTGVRGAGGGWRNLSDEVLRGIARRGGVVGIILAPVYLGGDALDDVVRHIEHALDVMGEEGVGIGSDYDGMVALPKGIQDVTDLPKLTQVLLRRHPEALVERVLGGNFRRFFRETLGG comes from the coding sequence ATGCAGGATGTGATGGAGTTGCACCGGCGCTGGTGCGTCGCGGACGGGCACGCGGACTCGCTGATGTGGAATCGCGATCTCTGCGAGCGCTCCTCCGAGGGGCACGTGGACTTTCCCCGCCTGCGCGAGGTGGGGATGAAGTTGCAATGCTTCACGATCGTCACCCGTGGCTTTCCCTTCATCGGTGGCTTCGAGACCTTCGCCCTGATGCGCGGGTGGCCCCGGGCGGCCCGCGCGAGTGAATGGTCGCGCGCCCTGTGGCAGATCGAGCGCCTGGAGGAGTTCTGCCGCCGCTCCGAGGGGCAGGTGGGCATCGCCACCTCGGGACGCGCGCTGGAGGAGAACCTGGCGCGGGGGCGGTTGTCGGCCGTGCTCGGCATCGAGGGCGCGCATGCGATCGAGGGGCGGGTGGAGCGCGTGGCGGAGCTGCACCAGCGCGGGGTGCGCTTCATGGGACTCACGCACCTGTCCAACAACGAGGCGGGCGGCTCCTCCTTTCCGCTGATGGGCAACCGGCCCCTGTCACCCCTGGGGCACGCGGTGCTGGAGGAGATGGCGCGCGTGGGCATGGGGGTGGACCTGGCCCACGCCTCCGAGCGGACGCTGACGGACATCCTCGCCCACCCCACGGCCCGCGTCTTCTCCTCCCACACGGGGGTGAGGGGCGCGGGAGGCGGCTGGCGCAACCTCTCGGACGAGGTGCTGCGGGGCATCGCCCGGCGCGGCGGCGTGGTGGGCATCATCCTCGCGCCCGTGTACCTGGGGGGAGATGCCCTCGATGACGTCGTGCGCCACATCGAACATGCGCTGGACGTGATGGGGGAGGAGGGGGTGGGGATCGGCTCGGACTATGACGGCATGGTGGCCCTGCCCAAGGGCATCCAGGACGTGACGGACCTGCCCAAGCTCACCCAGGTGCTGCTGCGCCGTCACCCCGAGGCGCTCGTGGAGCGCGTGCTCGGGGGAAACTTCCGGAGGTTCTTCCGCGAGACCCTGGGCGGTTGA
- a CDS encoding YebC/PmpR family DNA-binding transcriptional regulator codes for MGRIFETRKTTMFARWNKMAKLFTRISKDIAIAVKAGGPSPDNNPALRRALQNARHGNMPKDKVEAAIKRASGQDVKNYEVVLYEGYGPHGIPIIVESATDNVVRTVANVRHAFKDGGGNMGNTGSVGFLFQHMGVFRLSPEGVDQDALELDLIDHGLQEMGEGTGEKGEKQLIIRCAFNDFGRLQHAIEEKGLSPLSAESEYIPLNPVSLAEEQAQEVLKVVDKLEQDEDVQRVFHGLA; via the coding sequence ATGGGACGCATTTTCGAGACCCGTAAGACGACGATGTTCGCGCGCTGGAACAAGATGGCGAAGCTGTTCACGCGCATCAGCAAGGACATCGCCATCGCGGTGAAGGCCGGAGGCCCGAGCCCGGACAACAACCCCGCCCTGCGCCGGGCGCTGCAGAACGCCCGTCACGGCAACATGCCGAAGGACAAGGTCGAGGCGGCGATCAAGCGCGCGAGCGGCCAGGACGTGAAGAACTACGAGGTGGTGCTGTACGAGGGCTACGGCCCGCACGGCATCCCCATCATCGTGGAGTCGGCGACGGACAACGTGGTGCGCACGGTGGCCAACGTGCGCCATGCCTTCAAGGATGGCGGCGGCAACATGGGCAACACGGGGAGTGTGGGCTTCCTCTTCCAGCACATGGGGGTGTTCCGGCTGTCGCCCGAGGGAGTGGATCAGGACGCGCTGGAGTTGGACCTGATCGACCACGGGTTGCAGGAGATGGGCGAGGGGACGGGCGAGAAGGGGGAGAAGCAGCTCATCATCCGCTGCGCCTTCAACGACTTCGGCCGTCTGCAGCACGCGATCGAGGAGAAGGGGCTGTCTCCCTTGTCCGCAGAGTCCGAGTACATCCCCCTGAACCCGGTGTCGCTGGCCGAGGAGCAGGCACAGGAGGTGCTCAAGGTCGTGGACAAGCTCGAGCAGGACGAGGACGTCCAGCGGGTGTTCCACGGCCTGGCGTGA